Sequence from the uncultured Flavobacterium sp. genome:
AAATGATCTTGCTTTAAGTTATAATGAAACAAAAAGAGTAGGAGATTTAAATGTTCCTCAATCTATTATTGATGCAGGAGGAGAACCTTATAAATATTCATTTTTTCCGGAATCAAGCAGAATTTATTTAGAAGAAGCAATTCCGAAATTGAAAGCGAACTTAATGACGACTTTCAGTATCAAAAAACTGGATATCTATTTAAGAAACAGTTATTTCGGAAAAGTTACAGATCCTGGAGCAACAGATGTAAACTTAGACGGATCAGCTTCGGTTTACGAACATCCTGTTTATAGCGCAAAAATTGTAACAGATTTATCACTAGGATATCAAATCAATGAAAAATTCAGATTTACAGTTGGGTTTAATAATATAGGAGATGTTTATCCTGATAGAAATAATCCTGCAACTCCTGCATTTACAAATACAACTCCAACACTGTCTCCTGCGCCAAGTGCGGATTTAACAAACGCAAATCAGTTTGCTTATTCAAGAGCAGTATCACAATTTGGATTAAACGGAAGATTTGGTTTTGCGAGACTAAGTTTTAAATTCTAAAAATATAAAATTGGCCACAGATTAAACGGATCGAATAGATGTGCACAGATTTTTTTAATCCTTTATCTGTGGCTAAATTTTTCAAAGAGATTTAAAAGATTTTGTAGAGTATAATGTCAAGCTAAACAAGAAAAATTAAAAATCTGCGCAAATCGGTTTAATCCGCGAGATCCGTTGGCTAAAATTTTTTAAAGAAAAACATCAGTGTTTATAAGGCTTCTGAAAAATTTAATGTTAAATATCAATTTTTGATTTGGTAGTTCTAAAAATAGTTTCTATATTTACTCTATCAAATTAGTCGAGTTTAAAAAAGAGAATTAATTTAAATAAAATGAAAATGAAAACAATAGCGAATAATATGATTATATGTTGTGAGATGATGCAAATGTGCATCCCAATTCGTTGTTGCCAAAAGTGAAAGAGTAAATCTTTGTTATAGTTAGAACTATAAGCCCTTTTGGTAGCCATCCGAAAGGGCTTTTTTTTTTCAACACTTTTAAAATTTCAAATTATGAGAACATTAAATTCAATTGCAGTAGAATATTTATTGAGAAACGATTCTCAAAACAACAATAATAAATCTGAAGATGTATCAAGAGAAGTTATAAGACTAAATGTAGAACAAGACATAAAAAGTCAAAAATCATTATTGCTTCTGATGTATAGTCTGGAAGAAGAAGGAGAAGATTTTTTTATACAATAAGTCAATTTCAAAGAAACAATTTCAATAACAATATATAATAGTATTAACAATACCTAAAAAACTAAGATCATGAGCACACAAAAATTCGCAACAAACGCACTACACGCAGGACACGATGTTACTAAAAATGCAGGAACAAGAGCAGTGCCTATTTATCAGACATCATCATATGTATTTAATAATTCAGATCACGCTGCCAATTTATTTGGTCTTGCCGAAGCCGGATTTATCTACACTAGATTAAATAATCCAACAAACGATGTTTTAGAACAACGTCTTGCAGCGCTTGAAGGCGGAATTGGAGCTGTAGTTACGGCATCTGGAGCATCGGCAATTTCTACAGCATTTTTGACTTTGCTAAAAGCGGGAGATCATATCGTGGCTTCAAATAGTTTGTACGGCGGAACTTATAATTTGCTGAATGTAACTTTGCCACGTTTAGGAATCACAACGACTTTTGTAGATCCGTCTAAACCGGAAAACTTTACAAAAGCGGCTAAAGAAAATACTAGAGCATTCTTTGTAGAATCTTTAGGAAATCCAAAATTAGATGTATTAGATCTGAAAGGAATTTCGGCGGAAGCCAAAAACTTTAAAGTTCCTTTTATTGTAGACAATACGGTTGCTACTCCTTATTTATTGAATCCAATTGAGTACGGAGCAGATATTGTGATTCACTCTTTAACTAAATATATTTCAGGAAACGGAACTTCATTAGGAGGCGCTATTATTGACGCCGGAAAATTTGATTGGTCAAACGGAAAATTTCCTGAATTCACAGAACCTTCTGCAGGATATCACGGATTAGTTTATCACGAAGCCTTGGGAAATGCCGCTTTCATAGCAAAAGCGAGAATCGAAGGATTGCGTGATTTTGGTGCAGCTTTGAGTCCGTTTAATGCTTTTCAAATTATTCAGGGATTAGAAACTTTACCAATCCGAATTAAAAAACATAGCGAAAATGCTTTGGCTTTAGCCTCTTGGTTAGAGAAACAAGATGAGGTAGTTTGGGTAAATTATCCAGGTTTAAAAAACAATAAATATTATGATCTGGCGCAGCAATATTTACCAAAAGGACAAAGTGGAGTAATCACTTTTGGACTTAAAGGTGGTTTTGAAGCCGCTAAAAAAGTAGTTGATGAAACAAAATTGTTTTCGCTTTTGGCCAATATTGGTGATACAAAATCATTAATTATTCATCCGGCAAGTACAACACATCAACAATTGTCAGACGAAGATCAATTAGAAACAGGAGTTTCAAAAGATTTAATCCGACTTTCTGTTGGAATTGAAGATATCGAGGATTTAATAGCTGATTTGCAAACCGTTTTCGCAAGCGTGACAGAATCGCAATACAGCATTAATAAAAATTAGGTTTTTTTGTTTTTTGTTTGAAAAATTGCCTTTAGTAGTGTGAGTTCTACTAGAGGTGATTTTTTATAAAGAATAAATCAATATAAAAGTTTATTCACCATATAAGTGATATAAGTTCATTTTAGTAGGCGCACAGAAATGCGTCTAAATCATAAACGTTGATAATATAAATGAACTTAAATCACTTATATGGTTTAATTAACCCCAATAAATTAAAAATTATGTCAAAGCTTAAAATAAATATCATCCTTTTTGGAATTGGAAATATCGGAAGTACTTTGATCAATCAAATTATAGAAAGTCAGGAGTTTTTTCTCGAAAGTAAAAATGTAGACTTTCATTTTCCGATTATCACAAATTCAACAGTAGCTTTTTTCGAGAAAGAAGGCGTTGGATATGCATGGGAGACCAATTTTCTGGAATTGGCCGTTCCTTTTAAAGTGCAGGATATTATTGCATTTGCCAAAGAAAATGAATTTGAGAATCTAATCGCGGTTGATGCAACTGCAAGTGACGAACTTATTCATCATTATAATACGTTGATCGAAAACGGATTTAATATTGTGGCGGTAAATAAAAAAGCCAATACATTGCCAATCGATTTATACAAAGAGATTAGGGCGAATCTTAAAAAGTATGACAAAGAATTTTTGTATGAAACATCGGTTGATACCGGTTTTCCTGTTTTACAAACCTTAAGAGATTTGTATTATTCGGGAGAGAAAATTACAAAGATTCGCGGTGTTTTTTCGGATAATCTGAGTTATGTCTTTAACCGATTTTCTACAGAAGAAGCTACTTTTTCTTCGCTTTTAAAAGACGCGAGTTTACTCGGATTAATGCGATCGACTTTTAAAGAAGATTTATCCGGAAATGATACAGCCAGAAAACTACTGATTTTGACGAGAGAAATCGGGAAGGATTTTGATTTATCAGATATAAAAATCGATTCTTTGCTTAGAGAAGAACATTTAGAAAAAAATGGCATTCTTAATAAAGAGGCAGTTGATAAATCATTCAAAATTGCAAAAATAACACAAGCGGATAATCATGTATTAAGATATGTAGGAGAATTCGATGTAGAAAAAAATACATTAGAAGTTAAATTAATTTCAGAACCTGTTACGTCAGCAATTGGTCAGCTAAAAGGATCTGATACCATTTTCGAAATTTATACCCAATCTTATGCAGATGTTCCAATCGTAATTCAAAGTGCATCGGCATGCAAACAAGCTATTTCAAGAGGAGTAATTACTGACATTTTGAAAGTGGCTGAAAAAATTAAAAATAAAGAAGCAGTTTGGTTGTAAGTGGCTTTTAATAGTAGTTAGTTGTTCTTTGATATTTTGAAACAGGAAAATTTGTAACGTATTTTTTGTAGGTTTTAACGTTCATTTTAACAAAAGGCAATTTTGTAAGATGTTTTTTAACGTTAAAATGATGTTTTTTAACGTTTTTTAAGATTAATTTGTTGATCCTCACTTGCGTAATTGAAAAAATATTCGCACATTTGTAATACCTCAAAAACACCAAGAAGATAAATTTAGTTTTCTAAATTATAGTAATGTTGATCGAATAAAACCGTTGATAAATTTTATATCTTATTGATTTTGAAGAGAAAAAATAAGTAAAAATAATTCGGCAGTTTCGAGAAGCTTTTAAAGACAAACAAATGCAAGATTTTTTTAAAATAGCAAGTAAATCAAAGATGAATAAATCCCTACAGATGAACAAGATGTTTAACGTCGCACGTATTTGTGTATGCGTCTGTTGATACTAAAAGTATATATAAGTTGTAAAAAACTTAAACCCTTTTGGTATTAAAAATCCAAAAGGGTTTTTTTATTCCATTTGGTTACCATAACAAAGAATTAAATAAATAGTAAAGATTAAAATACGCAAACTAACTTAAACTTAAATATCATGAGCACAATAAACTACTTAAGAAAAAAACTTTTCAGAAGCAAAATCGAAAGAAATAATCCACCGCCGGTAAACGAGTTAATCCACCCAAGTTTTGGAATAACTGAAACAGATAAAAAAGCGGAGACAAAAGCACCAAATTCATTATTGTTTTTGATGTATTCAAAAGAAAATGAAACTCTTTTCATCTAACTTGAAAAGCACTCATAAATTAAGGTAATACCTGCTTAATTTTACTGAGCAAATTGTTCGGTAATTTTTTGCGTATAATAGTTTTTGGTTGAATTATCTTTAAGAAATTGCAGAATCAGTTTCGATAAAATTTGTTAGTTTAAGAAATAAGTAGTTAATTTGCACCTTTAAGTTCAAAAACGTATTGAAATGTTATAAAGAAAGGACGAGGGATTAGACCCGATGAATCCTTAGCAACCCTTCGTTAAATCGAAGAAGGTGCTGCATTCTACCACGCCCAAACGTGGAAAGATAACAACAAGAATTTTCTAGTTTCACTCTAGTACTTTCTTTCTAATATTTCCACATACAAATCAATTAATAAAAAGATTTGAAATTGGAAAATATACCAAGTCCCATTATAATTCAAGATTTCATCACCGAAAGTGGTGCAACATATCTTTCATTACCGTTAAGTTTTACGCTTTCTGGTTTGCCATTGCATAGCGCGCCTATAGTTTTGGTTAATCATGCTTTGACAGGAAACGCTGAGGTAACTGGAGAAAATGGTTGGTGGAATGATTTAATTGGCGAAGAAAAAACAATCGATACCCAAAAATATACCATTCTGGCATTTGATGTTCCGGGAAATGGAAACGATTCGTTTATAATTGAAAATTATCTGGATTTTACCACGAGAGATATTGCCCGAATTTTTATAAAAGGTTTAGAAGCTTTAAATATTAGCCAAGTGAACACCATTATTGGAGGTTCTGTTGGCGGAGGAATCGCCTGGGAAATTCTTGCATTAGAACCTAATATTACTCAAAACCTAATTCCCATTGCGACAGACTGGAAATCTACAGACTGGATGATTGCTAATTGCTATTTGCAAGAGCAGATTCTGAATAATTCTTCAAGACCAATAGAAGACGCCAGAATTCACGCAATGTTATGTTACAGATCTCCTGAATCATTCAAAGAAAAATTTCAGCGTACAATCAATGCCAATCTTTCTGTTTTTAATATAGAAAGCTGGTTGGCACATCACGGTGAAAAACTACAAAAGAGATACCAATTGGCATCGTATAAATTGATGAACCAATTGCTTAAAACCATAGATATTACCAGAAATAGTGACGATTTTGAAACTTTAATGTCAAGAACAAATGCAGCGATTCATATTATTGGAATCAATTCGGATTTGTTTTTTACACCAAAAGAAAATCGGGAAACTTTTCAGGACCTAAAAAAGTTCAAAGACAATGTTTTTTACAGCGAAATAGATTCAGTTCACGGACATGACGCTTTTTTAATCGAGTACAAACAATTAGATCATTTACTTGCCGATATTTTTAAGGCAGAAACAATAGAAAAATAAAATGAAAATATTAAAATTTGGAGGCAAATCGTTATCAAACGGAGAAGGACTTAGTAAGGTAGTTTCAATCATTTTAGATAAAGTAAATCAAGGCGAAAAAATTGCCGTAGTAGTTTCTGCCCGCGGAAATGCAACTGATGAATTAGAAGATATTTTAAGAATAGCTGCTAAAAACGGAAATTACAAACCTTTATTAGAAAGCTTTAAAGCATATCAAACTTCAGATTATCCGCAAGTTGATTTATCAGAAGAGTTTAATATTTTAGATAAACTTTTTGAAGGAGTAAGCCTGATTGGAGATTATAGCAATAAAATTAAAGATCAGATTTTATCTAAAGGCGAATTGCTTTCGGCTAAATTATTAACTTCAATTTTGGTTGAAAAAGGGATTCCTGCAAATTTTGTTGATACAAGAGAATTGCTAAAAACCGATTCGAAATTTGGTGATGCGCAGCCTTTAGAACAACTTTCAAAGAAAAATGTAATCAACTATTTCAAATTACATAACGGAGAAACAGTTAATATCGTTACAGGTTTTATTGGTTCAAATAACAACAACGACACAACAACATTAGGAAGAAATGGAAGTAATTATACCGCTTCGTTAATTGCTAATTATTTAGATGCCGAAGAACTTCAAAACTTTACACACGTTGACGGAATTTATACCGCAAATCCTGATTTGGTTGCCGATGCTAAAAAAATCGAATACTTATCATTTAATGAAGCGAATGAATTAGCCAATTTTGGAGCAACAATTCTGCACGCTAAAACGATAATTCCATTATTAGAAAAAAATATTCCGCTTCGTATTTTAAATACTTTCAATCATGAAAACCGCGGAACTTTAATTACCTCAGATTCTGCTAAAGAAGGAATTAAAACACTTTCTGTTTTGGAAAATGTTTCTTTGGTAAATCTTGAAGGTCGTGGATTACTTGGAAAATCAGGAGTTGATGCTCGTATTTTTAAAGTTATGGGCGATCATAATATCAGTGTAAGTATCATTTCTCAAGGTTCTTCAGAAAGAGGAATCGGATTGGTTGTGGCTAAAGATAAAGCAACTCTTGCAATGGTAGAATTAGAGAAAGAGTTTGAAAACGACTTTTATTCTAAAGATGTAAACCAAATTACAGTAACAGATAATGTTTCGGTAATTTCAATCATTGGTCAGGATTTAAGTACTTTCCACAAGCCTTACACAGCCTTAATTAAAAACAAAATAGTTCCAATATTATTCAACAATACAGTTACGGGTAAAAACGTGAGTTTGGTTGTTAAAAAGGAAGAACTGAACAAAGCTTTAAATGTAATTCACGGAGAGATTTTTGGAGTTTCTAAAAAAATCAACATTGCTATTTTCGGTCACGGATTAGTTGGAGGAACTTTGATTAATCAAATTTTAGAATCGGCTGCAGCAATTGAGAAACGTAAAGATGTGAAATTGAACGTTTTTGCAATTGCGAATTCTAAAAAGTTACTTTTAAATAGAAATGGCGTAACTTCAAACTGGAAAAATGATATTGCAAGCAAAGGAGAAGCTTACACAATCAAAGATATTATCGCTTATGCAAATGAGTATCATTTAGAGAACTTAATTGCGATTGATAATACAGCAAGCGCAAGTTTTGTTGAGAATTATATTCCGCTTATCGAAAGCAGTTTCGATTTAATTTCATCAAATAAAGTAGCCAATACATTAAGCTATGGTTTTTATAAAGAATTGAGAAAATCGTTAACAGATAATCAGAAGAATTATTTATACGAGACTAATGTTGGTGCAGGATTACCGCTAATTGATACGATAAAATTATTGCATCTTTCTGGTGAAAACATCACAAAAATAAAAGGAGTTTTCTCAGGAACATTAAGTTATTTATTTAATAATTTCTCTGCGAAAGATGCTCCGTTTAGCGAAATTTTGCAAGAAGCAATTGACAACGGATATACAGAACCAGACCCGCGTGAGGATTTATGCGGAAATGATGTGGGAAGAAAATTATTGATTTTGGCAAGAGAATTAGATTTGCAAAATGAGTTTGAAGAAATCTCAATTCAAAACTTAATTCCGGAACATTTACGTGAAGGAAATGTTTCTGATTTCTTGACAAAACTAAAAGAATTCGATCCAATTTATGAGAAAATAAAAGCCGATCAAAAGCCAAATCACGTATTAAGATACATTGGTGAATTGTCTGGAGATTTGCAAAATGACAAAGGAATTCTGGAAGTAAAATTAGTTTCAGTTCCATCAGATACAGCTTTAGGCGGATTAAAAGGTTCGGATTCTTTCTTCGAAATTTATACTGAATCTTACGGAGATCGTCCAATCGTTATTCAAGGAGCCGGTGCAGGTTCTGCAGTAACAGCAAGAGGTGTATTTGGAGATATTTTGAGATTATCTGATAAAGGGTAATTTGATTTTAATTCCCGAGACTTTAAGATTAGGTTTTAGAATATTGAGATAAACAGTTATAAGAGACAAGTAATATTTGTATGAATTATTTAAGGAAAAGCATAATATTGATAATTTCATGTATTGGTCTTATTGTATCTTGTAAGAAAGAAAAAGCAGAAGTAGTTGTACCAGAAGTAAAATTTGTTTATTCCTCTAAAGAGATTATTGCAGCAATTGATAAAGGTGATCTAAAAAAGTTAAAGGAATGTATTGAAAAAGGAGAAGATCCTAATGGTCGATGCAAAGGTTATACCAGAGGCGGTAGAGAAGAAGGCCAGGAAAATATATCAGATAGAGACTGGACGCTTTTAATGTATGCTGTTTTTCATAATGAAGCAGATATCGTAAAATTTCTTATAGCAAAAAAGGCAGATATAAATGCAGTAAATGCGGTTGGACATAGTGCTTTATTCCTGGCTTGTGCTAATAACGAAGAGAAGATGGGTTTGCTGTTGATAGAAAATGGGGCAGATGTAAATATTGGGAAAGATGATGATGGAATGAATGCTTTGCAATGGGCATTATCTTACGAATTGAATGACTTATCATCAAAATTAATCGAAAAGGGCGCTGATGTAAATGCATTCTCTACAGAAACAGGGAGATCTGTTTTGATGGAAGCTTTTTTTTCGGACACCATAAAACCTGCAATTGCACATCGGATTATTGATTTGGGAGCAGAGGTTCATTTTATAGACCCAAGGAATAAAGAAACACCATTGATGCTGGCATGTATGAGAAACGATAGTATCTCAGTAAAAAAATTAATTAACAAGGGAGCATATGTAAATCTTGAATCAAAAGCAGGTTATACCGCTTTGACATATGCAGCCGGAAATGATTTTCAAGATGCTTCATTGCTTCGTTATTTGGTCAGTAAAGGAGCTAAAATTAACGATCAAAATGTACCTTTGATAGACGCAGCACAAAGCGGAAGTTTAAAAAAAGTAAAGTTTTTGGTCGAAAACGGAGCAGATGTTAATAAAAGAAGACCTATAAATGGACTCTCTGCATTATTTGAAGCTGGATTTTCTGCCTATTTAGATATAGCAACCTATTTAATTGATAATGGAGCTAATGTTAATATTGAGAATTTTGATGGCGAAAGTGTACTGTATCGATCAATAGGAAGTGAAAAAGGGAGTTTTAAAATGGTCCAATTATTAATTGATAATGGGGCTAATGTTAATCACATAGATAAATCTGATAAAAGTACCGCTCTGATGAAAGCTGCTGAATATAATTTACCTGATATTGTGGCGCTTCTAATAGAAAAAGGAGCAAGTAAAGAAGGTGTGGATACTTACGGAAAAACAGCAAAAATGTATGCAGAAGAATCAGCAACCAGAACTGGAGATGATAAAATATTGACCTTTTTTGAATAAAAACAAAACAGCTTAGGAAAACAAAAATAAAACAACAACACAATGAAAGTAACTTTAAACAGAGTAAACGACGCGTTTCATTTTAAACTCAAAAATGAAAGAGGTCATGTAGTTGACGTTGACAGCAGAGCCGAATTTGGCGGAAGCGATTTAGGTGCAAGCCCAATGGAACTTGTATTAATGGGAGTTGCAGGATGCAGCGCAATTGATATGATTTCGATTTTGAAGAAACAACGTCAGGAAATAACTTCATTCAACGCTGAAGTTGAAGGAGAACGTGTAAAAGTTGGAGAAGCAACACCTTTTAAAGAAATCAACGTGGTTTTTTACTTAGAAGGAGATATTAATCCCGAAAAAGCACAAAAAGCAGCACAACTTTCTTTCGAGAAATATTGTTCAGTTTCTAAAACAATCGAACCAACAGCTACAATAAACTACAAAGTTGTATTAAACAACGAAGCATTATAAATTAGAAAATTAGTCAATTTGAGAATTAGATAATTTTTTGGTTGACTTAAAACTCACTATAGTTTTAGTTTTAAATTCTGGTTTTTATCTATAGAAAAAACTTGGAACTTAAAACTCGAAACTAGAAAAACTAAAAAAATGAACGAAGAAGAATTAGGTTTTGAAACCTTAGCCATACGCACACATTTAGAAAAATCACAATTTCAGGAACATTCAACTCCTTTGTATTTATCATCAAGTTTTGTATTTGAAGACGCAGAGGATATGAGAGCTTCTTTTACAGAAGAAAAAGTACGTAATATTTATTCCCGTTTTAGCAATCCAAATACAACAGAGTTTGTTGATAAAGTTTGTGCTATGGAAGGTGCTGAAGCAGGTTATGCTTTTGCAACCGGAATGGCAGCTATATATTCTACTTTTGCAGCATTGTTGGATTCAGGAGATCATATCGTTTCTGCGGGAAGCGTTTTTGGATCGACTCACGCGTTGTTCATGACTTATTTTCCAAAATGGAATATTGAAACAACTTATTTTGACATCAATAAACCGGAAACAATCGAAAGCTTTATTAAGCCTAATACTAAAATTCTTTATGCTGAAACACCAACAAATCCGGGTGTAGACGTAGTTGATTTGGAATTGTTAGGACAAATTGCGAAAAAGCATAATTTGATTTTAATAATTGATAACTGTTTTGCTACGCCATATATTCAGCAGCCTATAAAATATGGAGCACATTTAGTGGTTCATTCTGCTACAAAATTAATTGACGGACAAGGACGTGTTTTAGGTGGAGTTGCTGTTGGAGATGCCGAGTTAATTCGTAAAATATACTTGTTTTCAAGAAATACAGGACCGGCAATGTCGCCATTTAATGCGTGGGTTTTGTCAAAAAGTTTAGAGACTTTGGCCGTACGCGTTGACAAACATTGCGAAAATGCATTAAAAGTGGCAGAGTTTTTAGAAAGTCACCCAAATGTAAATAGCGTGAAATATCCGTTTCTAAAATCACATCCAAAATATGAAATTGCCAAAAAACAAATGCTTTTAGGAGGTAATATAATCGCAATTGAAATTAAAGGCGGACTTGAAGCAGGAAGAAAATTTTTGGATAAGATTAAATTATGTTCACTTTCTGCAAATATTGGAGACGTAAAAACTATTGTAACGCATCCGGCATCAACAACACATAGTAAATTATCTGTTGAAGAAAAATTATCTGTTGGAATTACAGAAGGTTTAGTGCGTGTTTCTGTAGGTTTGGAAAGCGTAAAAGATATTATTGCTGATTTAGATCAGGCACTTTCTTAAATAATTTATTTAATATAGTTGTCAGACTGAACGAATTCGAAGTTAAATATTTAGCTTCATTCTCGTGCAGTCTGACATTTTTATTTAAGGCTCTATGAAACCAAGATTACTTATTTTATCAGATTTATATGGAGGAGATAATCCGGAATGGATTCAGCAATACATAGATTTGCTGGAGTTTAAATTTGAGATTCAGTATTATGATACGCTTAAACTTGCAAGTATTGATTCGGTTAATCTTTCAGAAAGTGATATTCATGCTCAGTTTCTTAACGGAGGAATTGATAAAGCGGTTGAAACTTTGCTCAACTTAGAAAAAGGAAAAGTATTAGTTTTAGGATTTAGTATTGGTTGAACAATAGCGTGGAAAGCTACTTTGAAAAATCTTGAGGTTTCAAATTTATTTGCTGTTTCTTCAACTCGATTGCGATATGAAACGGAATCTCCAAATTGTGAACTGAAATTATATTTTGGAGAAAAGGATCCGAACAAACCTGACTCACAATGGTATTTGGATTTGAATTTAGAATATGAAATTATCAAAGACAGTAATCATCAATTATATTTGAGGGAAAATAATGTGTCTTTAATTTGCAGTGATATTTTGAAATCATTGTTATAAAGCATACATCAAACCAATTAAAAAATGAGTAATTCTGTTTATATCGTAGAAAAGAAATTATTTACTTCTGATCGTGATCGTTTTTTAAATTGCATCATTGATTTCTTCTTTATCTTCTTTTCAATATTTATTGTTACAATATTTGTTATAATTACTGGTAACATCTTTCAATGGGATATATATAACAGTTGGGTAGAAATAATGATTGAACTTGGAATGTTAGGGGCTTATCTTTCTTTTGCAATGGTTTATTATTTGGTTTTCGAGGGGCTTTTCGGTAGAACTATGGGTAAAATCATTACTGGCAGTATTGTAGTAAACGAAAATGGTTTAAAACCCAGTTTTGGTATTATTTGTATAAGAACTTTATGCCGTTTGATTCCTTTTGATGCGCTTTCGTTTCTTGGGAAATCTGAAAGAATATGGCATGATTCAATTTCTAAGACTTATGTTGTAGAAAAAAAAGACTTAGAAAAGGATATGGAAATGTTTTATAATTTGAATTTAATTGGCATTGAAGATACAAATTGATTTAAACTATACTAATTTAGTAGAATATAGATTGAATCTGTTATATTCTCATTTAAAAAGATTATTTTTGTTGAAGAAAATATGCGTATTGTTTGTTTTAGTTCTTTTGATAACCTTAGAACTAGAATTTATAATTACGATCTAAAATATAAAAATGCTTTCAAAGAAAACAAAATACGGAATTAAAGCCTTAACATATTTAGCCAGACGAGAAAATAATGATCCTGTACAAATTGCAGAAATTGCAAAAAGCGAACATATTTCAATTAAGTTCTTAGAAAGTATTTTATTACTACTTAGAAATTCAGGTTTTCTAGGAGCGAAAAAAGGAAAAGGTGGAGGTTATTATCTGATAAAAGATCCAAAAGATATCAGTATGGCCAAAGTATATCGTATTCTCGAAGGTCCAATCGCATTACTTCCGTGCGCAAGTCATAACTTTTATGAAAAATGTGACGATTGTGATGATGAAACTACTTGTGCGGCCAGACGTTTAATGACTGAAGTGAGAGATAATACACTTAAAATTCTGGAAAGTAATTCATTGGCAGATATTGCATTTTAATTTAAACCATGTAAGTTATATAAGTTCATTTTAGACTTTGTTGCGACATAGCTTAATTAAATGAACTTATATAACTTATATGGTGAAAAAATCCGTTTTAAAAAATCAATTTGTATCCGGCTAAGAAAAGCATTACTGCAATAGCATTTCTAAGAAATAGATCAGGAATTTTTCCGCTTAACATGCTTCCAATAAAGATTCCCGGAAGCGATCCCATTAATAATTGACCTAGTAAAAGCAAATCTAAATTTCCCATAGAAGCGTGTCCTATTCCAGCAACAAGCGTTAAAGGAACGGCGTGCGCAATCTCGGTTCCTACCAAACGAGGCGTTGGCAAAAGCGGATAAAGAAAGAATAAAGTAACCGTACCCAAAGCGCCAGCGCCAATCG
This genomic interval carries:
- a CDS encoding ankyrin repeat domain-containing protein, translated to MNYLRKSIILIISCIGLIVSCKKEKAEVVVPEVKFVYSSKEIIAAIDKGDLKKLKECIEKGEDPNGRCKGYTRGGREEGQENISDRDWTLLMYAVFHNEADIVKFLIAKKADINAVNAVGHSALFLACANNEEKMGLLLIENGADVNIGKDDDGMNALQWALSYELNDLSSKLIEKGADVNAFSTETGRSVLMEAFFSDTIKPAIAHRIIDLGAEVHFIDPRNKETPLMLACMRNDSISVKKLINKGAYVNLESKAGYTALTYAAGNDFQDASLLRYLVSKGAKINDQNVPLIDAAQSGSLKKVKFLVENGADVNKRRPINGLSALFEAGFSAYLDIATYLIDNGANVNIENFDGESVLYRSIGSEKGSFKMVQLLIDNGANVNHIDKSDKSTALMKAAEYNLPDIVALLIEKGASKEGVDTYGKTAKMYAEESATRTGDDKILTFFE
- a CDS encoding OsmC family protein → MKVTLNRVNDAFHFKLKNERGHVVDVDSRAEFGGSDLGASPMELVLMGVAGCSAIDMISILKKQRQEITSFNAEVEGERVKVGEATPFKEINVVFYLEGDINPEKAQKAAQLSFEKYCSVSKTIEPTATINYKVVLNNEAL
- a CDS encoding aminotransferase class I/II-fold pyridoxal phosphate-dependent enzyme; translation: MNEEELGFETLAIRTHLEKSQFQEHSTPLYLSSSFVFEDAEDMRASFTEEKVRNIYSRFSNPNTTEFVDKVCAMEGAEAGYAFATGMAAIYSTFAALLDSGDHIVSAGSVFGSTHALFMTYFPKWNIETTYFDINKPETIESFIKPNTKILYAETPTNPGVDVVDLELLGQIAKKHNLILIIDNCFATPYIQQPIKYGAHLVVHSATKLIDGQGRVLGGVAVGDAELIRKIYLFSRNTGPAMSPFNAWVLSKSLETLAVRVDKHCENALKVAEFLESHPNVNSVKYPFLKSHPKYEIAKKQMLLGGNIIAIEIKGGLEAGRKFLDKIKLCSLSANIGDVKTIVTHPASTTHSKLSVEEKLSVGITEGLVRVSVGLESVKDIIADLDQALS
- a CDS encoding RDD family protein: MSNSVYIVEKKLFTSDRDRFLNCIIDFFFIFFSIFIVTIFVIITGNIFQWDIYNSWVEIMIELGMLGAYLSFAMVYYLVFEGLFGRTMGKIITGSIVVNENGLKPSFGIICIRTLCRLIPFDALSFLGKSERIWHDSISKTYVVEKKDLEKDMEMFYNLNLIGIEDTN
- a CDS encoding Rrf2 family transcriptional regulator translates to MLSKKTKYGIKALTYLARRENNDPVQIAEIAKSEHISIKFLESILLLLRNSGFLGAKKGKGGGYYLIKDPKDISMAKVYRILEGPIALLPCASHNFYEKCDDCDDETTCAARRLMTEVRDNTLKILESNSLADIAF